A genomic segment from Vicia villosa cultivar HV-30 ecotype Madison, WI unplaced genomic scaffold, Vvil1.0 ctg.002598F_1_1, whole genome shotgun sequence encodes:
- the LOC131639331 gene encoding protein DUF642 L-GALACTONO-1,4-LACTONE-RESPONSIVE GENE 2-like produces the protein MEKLKVLSVLFLSMCQAALSYTDGLLPNGDFEVGPKASQIKGTVVTTHDGIPNWTISGYVEYIKSGQKQGDMLLVVPEGAYAVRLGNEAYIKQKVKLNKGSTYSITFSAARTCAQEEKLNVSVVPTNEKSDYGIIPIQTMYGSNGWESFACGFRADFPEGEIVIHNSGVEEDPACGPLIDSVALKVLNPPQRTRANLLKNGNFEEGPYVFPNASWGVLIPPHIEDAHGPLPGWIVESLKAVKYIDSDHFSVPEGKRGIELVAGKESALAQVVMTTIGKVYVLTFAVGDANNACEGSMTVEAFAGRNTVQVPYQSKGKGGFKRGKLRFTATTTRTRIRFLSTFYTMKNDNSGSLCGPVIDDVKLLSVRYPKNRI, from the exons ATGGAGAAGCTTAAAGTGCTATCAGTTTTGTTTCTCTCAATGTGCCAAGCTGCTTTGTCTTATACAGATG GTTTATTACCCAATGGAGACTTTGAAGTAGGACCAAAAGCCTCACAAATTAAGGGCACAGTAGTAACAACCCACGACGGAATTCCAAATTGGACAATCTCAGGTTACGTAGAATACATAAAATCAGGACAAAAACAAGGTGACATGCTTTTGGTTGTACCAGAAGGTGCTTATGCTGTTAGGCTTGGTAATGAAGCTTATATTAAGCAAAAAGTGAAGCTTAATAAAGGTTCAACTTACTCAATCACGTTTAGTGCAGCACGTACTTGTGCACAAGAAGAGAAACTTAATGTGTCTGTGGTTCCTACTAATGAGAAAAGTGATTATGGTATTATTCCAATTCAAACTATGTATGGTAGTAATGGTTGGGAATCTTTTGCTTGTGGGTTTAGAGCTGATTTTCCAGAAGGTGAAATTGTGATACATAATTCTGGTGTTGAAGAGGATCCTGCTTGTGGTCCTCTTATTGATTCAGTTGCTTTGAAGGTTTTGAATCCACCACAAAGAACCAGAG CAAATTTGTTGAAAAATGGAAACTTTGAAGAAGGACCCTATGTGTTCCCAAATGCATCTTGGGGAGTATTGATCCCACCTCACATTGAGGATGCTCATGGTCCATTACCTGGATGGATAGTTGAGTCTCTCAAAGCAGTAAAATACATTGATTCAGATCATTTCTCAGTCCCTGAGGGAAAAAGAGGAATTGAGCTAGTTGCAGGAAAAGAAAGTGCACTTGCACAAGTTGTGATGACTACAATTGGAAAAGTTTATGTGCTCACTTTTGCTGTTGGTGATGCCAATAATGCATGTGAAGGTTCCATGACAGTAGAAGCATTTGCAGGTAGAAATACAGTTCAAGTTCCATATCAATCTAAGGGTAAAGGAGGTTTTAAAAGAGGCAAACTTCGATTTACCGCAACAACGACCCGTACTAGGATTAGGTTCCTAAGTACATTTTACACCATGAAGAATGATAACTCTGGTTCTCTTTGTGGACCTGTTATAGATGATGTGAAATTGCTTAGTGTTCGGTATCCCAAAAACCGCATTTAA
- the LOC131639355 gene encoding small ribosomal subunit protein uS11m-like has protein sequence MFHYLRSSICQARESLLAASKTTLPSHTTFLHGYVRRFSSASWGLSGKNQNENVNANSNATLRPDFLRDIENINSRSETKPETDGNFRRMDFVRGAIEEDEKGIMGSYLYNQYHYEHDADFVHIKMLRNNTFVTVTDSKGNVKLSGSAGSLKDMKSGQKLSRYAAEATAEVVGRRARGLGLKSVVMKVNGFTHFRRKRQAILSWREGFTDSRGDKNPIVYIEDTTRRPHNGCRLPKSRRI, from the exons ATGTTTCACTACTTGCGTTCTTCCATTTGCCAAGCCCGTGAATCTCTTCTTGCTGCATCGAAAACCACACTTCCATCTCATACTACCTTCTTGCACG GATATGTCAGAAGATTTTCTAGTGCAAGTTGGGGTTTGAGTGGGAAGAATCAAAACGAGAATGTGAATGCAAATTCAAATGCAACTCTTCGTCCAGATTTTTTGCGGGATATAGAGAATATCAACTCCAGAAGTGAGACGAAGCCTGAGACCGATGGGAATTTCAGGCGTATGGACTTTGTAAGAGGAGCTATAGAAGAAGATGAAAAGGGTATTATGGGGAGTTATCTGTACAATCAGTATCATTATGAGCACGATGCTGATTTTGTTCATATAAAGATGTTGCGTAACAATACTTTTGTTACAGTGACCGATTCTAAAGGAAATGTAAAACTTAGTGGCTCTGCTGGTTCCTTGAAAGACATGAAATCAGGACAAAAGCTTTCTAGGTATGCTGCTGAAGCAACTGCAGAAGTGGTTGGACGAAGAGCTAGGGGTTTGGGGTTGAAATCTGTTGTCATGAAAGTGAATGGATTTACTCATTTTCGAAGGAAAAGGCAAGCAATTTTGAGCTGGAGGGAGGGGTTTACTGATTCCCGAGGGGATAAAAATCCAATTGTTTACATTGAAGATACAACTCGTCGCCCCCATAATGGCTGCAGACTGCCGAAGAGCCGGCGTATCTAG